One window of the Cryptomeria japonica chromosome 7, Sugi_1.0, whole genome shotgun sequence genome contains the following:
- the LOC131049271 gene encoding putative UPF0481 protein At3g02645 isoform X1: MGKKEKEKEDSEWIVQVESSLEEETRPDKSHQGFIHTVPKCLVCNKTRLFYHPQVISFGPYHFRKEDVPNDDMELLKSEVARKMHLKIIWKGGLKSVMEKFREKIVQDRIKQSYANEFKLSSEVCAWMMVRDACFLLEVLHRFGKGEDPGETVPVFMDSILSRERHHPLLTEIVKDMLKMENQLPFWVLKKIRFEILGSNDDIWFESALKFLSPIKVAEGRNREYHKESHILQLLHDYIVDTDRQVPASSNLQSVGCGIKELNFHKIMPRSIRRKWLFALIFFPVFVVLSILGIIFVILHYIKNHIFDILYSIVNCLSHREEETEKHVPSIVDLRRGGMKFKKLEGGISQIKFNKNNSTLYLPEFKVDDRSEVILRNLIALEICSQEKQKPITRYAILMNDLVDRSRDVEILRLEDIITGKLGTDDEISKLWNSMVSPTEMPRQRTMGMMHSRREGRKDTQSIP; this comes from the exons ATGGGGaaaaaggagaaggagaaagaagactCCGAGTGGATTGTTCAGGTTGAATCAAGTTTAGAGGAAGAAACCAGACCAGACAAATCCCACCAGGGTTTCATTCATACCGTTCCAAAATGTCTCGTGTGCAATAAGACTCGACTCTTCTATCATCCTCAAGTCATCTCCTTCGGGCCTTACCATTTCCGAAAAGAAGATGTACCTAATGATGACATGGAACTTCTTAAGTCAGAAGTGGCAAGGAAAATGCACCTTAAAATCATCTGGAAAGGTGGCTTAAAATCGGTGATGGAAAAGTTCAGGGAGAAAATTGTCCAGGATAGAATAAAGCAAAGCTATGCTAATGAATTTAAGCTTAGCAGTGAGGTGTGTGCGTGGATGATGGTGAGGGATGCCTGTTTTCTTCTAGAAGTCCTCCACAGGTTTGGAAAAGGTGAAGATCCAGGGGAAACAGTGCCGGTTTTCATGGACAGTATTCTAAGCAGGGAACGACATCATCCTCTGTTGACAGAAATTGTGAAAGATATGCTCAAGATGGAAAATCAGCTACCATTCTGGGTTTTGAAGAAAATCAGGTTCGAAATTTTGGGGTCAAATGATGATATCTGGTTTGAGTCGGCACTAAAATTTTTATCCCCCATCAAAGTAGCAGAAGGCAGGAATCGGGAATATCACAAAGAATCTCATATCTTGCAATTGCTTCATGACTACATTGTTGACACTGACAGGCAAGTCCCCGCCTCCTCCAATCTCCAGTCAGTTGGCTGTGGGATTAAAGAATTGAACTTTCACAAAATTATGCCCAGAAGCATTCGTAGAAAATGGCTATTTGCACTGATTTTCTTTCCAGTTTTTGTTGTCTTGTCCATATTGGGGATCATATTTGTCATTTTGCACTATATTAAGAACCACATCTTTGACATTTTGTACTCTATTGTGAACTGCTTATCCCATAGAGAAGAGGAGACAGAAAAACATGTTCCATCTATAGTGGATCTAAGAAGGGGAGGAATGAAATTCAAGAAACTGGAGGGTGGAATTAGTCAAATTAAGTTCAACAAGAATAATTCCACGCTGTATTTGCCTGAGTTCAAAGTAGATGACAGATCAGAAGTGATACTGAGAAACCTGATTGCCCTGGAAATCTGCTCGCAAGAAAAGCAGAAACCCATTACAAGGTATGCCATTCTAATGAACGACCTGGTTGACAGAAGTCGGGACGTGGAAATCTTGAGACTTGAGGACATCATCACCGGCAAGCTTGGAACTGACGATGAGATCAGTAAGCTTTGGAATTCTATGGTGTCGCCCACAGAAATGCCCAG ACAACGAACTATGGGAATGATGCATAGTAGAAGGGAAGGGCGGAAGGATACCCAAAGCATCCCTTAA
- the LOC131049271 gene encoding putative UPF0481 protein At3g02645 isoform X3: MGKKEKEKEDSEWIVQVESSLEEETRPDKSHQGFIHTVPKCLVCNKTRLFYHPQVISFGPYHFRKEDVPNDDMELLKSEVARKMHLKIIWKGGLKSVMEKFREKIVQDRIKQSYANEFKLSSEVCAWMMVRDACFLLEVLHRFGKGEDPGETVPVFMDSILSRERHHPLLTEIVKDMLKMENQLPFWVLKKIRFEILGSNDDIWFESALKFLSPIKVAEGRNREYHKESHILQLLHDYIVDTDRQVPASSNLQSVGCGIKELNFHKIMPRSIRRKWLFALIFFPVFVVLSILGIIFVILHYIKNHIFDILYSIVNCLSHREEETEKHVPSIVDLRRGGMKFKKLEGGISQIKFNKNNSTLYLPEFKVDDRSEVILRNLIALEICSQEKQKPITRYAILMNDLVDRSRDVEILRLEDIITGKLGTDDEISKLWNSMVSPTEMPRLR; this comes from the exons ATGGGGaaaaaggagaaggagaaagaagactCCGAGTGGATTGTTCAGGTTGAATCAAGTTTAGAGGAAGAAACCAGACCAGACAAATCCCACCAGGGTTTCATTCATACCGTTCCAAAATGTCTCGTGTGCAATAAGACTCGACTCTTCTATCATCCTCAAGTCATCTCCTTCGGGCCTTACCATTTCCGAAAAGAAGATGTACCTAATGATGACATGGAACTTCTTAAGTCAGAAGTGGCAAGGAAAATGCACCTTAAAATCATCTGGAAAGGTGGCTTAAAATCGGTGATGGAAAAGTTCAGGGAGAAAATTGTCCAGGATAGAATAAAGCAAAGCTATGCTAATGAATTTAAGCTTAGCAGTGAGGTGTGTGCGTGGATGATGGTGAGGGATGCCTGTTTTCTTCTAGAAGTCCTCCACAGGTTTGGAAAAGGTGAAGATCCAGGGGAAACAGTGCCGGTTTTCATGGACAGTATTCTAAGCAGGGAACGACATCATCCTCTGTTGACAGAAATTGTGAAAGATATGCTCAAGATGGAAAATCAGCTACCATTCTGGGTTTTGAAGAAAATCAGGTTCGAAATTTTGGGGTCAAATGATGATATCTGGTTTGAGTCGGCACTAAAATTTTTATCCCCCATCAAAGTAGCAGAAGGCAGGAATCGGGAATATCACAAAGAATCTCATATCTTGCAATTGCTTCATGACTACATTGTTGACACTGACAGGCAAGTCCCCGCCTCCTCCAATCTCCAGTCAGTTGGCTGTGGGATTAAAGAATTGAACTTTCACAAAATTATGCCCAGAAGCATTCGTAGAAAATGGCTATTTGCACTGATTTTCTTTCCAGTTTTTGTTGTCTTGTCCATATTGGGGATCATATTTGTCATTTTGCACTATATTAAGAACCACATCTTTGACATTTTGTACTCTATTGTGAACTGCTTATCCCATAGAGAAGAGGAGACAGAAAAACATGTTCCATCTATAGTGGATCTAAGAAGGGGAGGAATGAAATTCAAGAAACTGGAGGGTGGAATTAGTCAAATTAAGTTCAACAAGAATAATTCCACGCTGTATTTGCCTGAGTTCAAAGTAGATGACAGATCAGAAGTGATACTGAGAAACCTGATTGCCCTGGAAATCTGCTCGCAAGAAAAGCAGAAACCCATTACAAGGTATGCCATTCTAATGAACGACCTGGTTGACAGAAGTCGGGACGTGGAAATCTTGAGACTTGAGGACATCATCACCGGCAAGCTTGGAACTGACGATGAGATCAGTAAGCTTTGGAATTCTATGGTGTCGCCCACAGAAATGCCCAG ATTGAGATGA
- the LOC131049271 gene encoding UPF0481 protein At3g47200 isoform X2 has translation MGKKEKEKEDSEWIVQVESSLEEETRPDKSHQGFIHTVPKCLVCNKTRLFYHPQVISFGPYHFRKEDVPNDDMELLKSEVARKMHLKIIWKGGLKSVMEKFREKIVQDRIKQSYANEFKLSSEVCAWMMVRDACFLLEVLHRFGKGEDPGETVPVFMDSILSRERHHPLLTEIVKDMLKMENQLPFWVLKKIRFEILGSNDDIWFESALKFLSPIKVAEGRNREYHKESHILQLLHDYIVDTDREEETEKHVPSIVDLRRGGMKFKKLEGGISQIKFNKNNSTLYLPEFKVDDRSEVILRNLIALEICSQEKQKPITRYAILMNDLVDRSRDVEILRLEDIITGKLGTDDEISKLWNSMVSPTEMPRYDSIDKAAESINRYHKKWQKGLAILRHRRLWGDFIGLLLEFITTYGSRPWWFCSGLIVLVVLVLTAVQVICLFKSCQHR, from the exons ATGGGGaaaaaggagaaggagaaagaagactCCGAGTGGATTGTTCAGGTTGAATCAAGTTTAGAGGAAGAAACCAGACCAGACAAATCCCACCAGGGTTTCATTCATACCGTTCCAAAATGTCTCGTGTGCAATAAGACTCGACTCTTCTATCATCCTCAAGTCATCTCCTTCGGGCCTTACCATTTCCGAAAAGAAGATGTACCTAATGATGACATGGAACTTCTTAAGTCAGAAGTGGCAAGGAAAATGCACCTTAAAATCATCTGGAAAGGTGGCTTAAAATCGGTGATGGAAAAGTTCAGGGAGAAAATTGTCCAGGATAGAATAAAGCAAAGCTATGCTAATGAATTTAAGCTTAGCAGTGAGGTGTGTGCGTGGATGATGGTGAGGGATGCCTGTTTTCTTCTAGAAGTCCTCCACAGGTTTGGAAAAGGTGAAGATCCAGGGGAAACAGTGCCGGTTTTCATGGACAGTATTCTAAGCAGGGAACGACATCATCCTCTGTTGACAGAAATTGTGAAAGATATGCTCAAGATGGAAAATCAGCTACCATTCTGGGTTTTGAAGAAAATCAGGTTCGAAATTTTGGGGTCAAATGATGATATCTGGTTTGAGTCGGCACTAAAATTTTTATCCCCCATCAAAGTAGCAGAAGGCAGGAATCGGGAATATCACAAAGAATCTCATATCTTGCAATTGCTTCATGACTACATTGTTGACACTGACAG AGAAGAGGAGACAGAAAAACATGTTCCATCTATAGTGGATCTAAGAAGGGGAGGAATGAAATTCAAGAAACTGGAGGGTGGAATTAGTCAAATTAAGTTCAACAAGAATAATTCCACGCTGTATTTGCCTGAGTTCAAAGTAGATGACAGATCAGAAGTGATACTGAGAAACCTGATTGCCCTGGAAATCTGCTCGCAAGAAAAGCAGAAACCCATTACAAGGTATGCCATTCTAATGAACGACCTGGTTGACAGAAGTCGGGACGTGGAAATCTTGAGACTTGAGGACATCATCACCGGCAAGCTTGGAACTGACGATGAGATCAGTAAGCTTTGGAATTCTATGGTGTCGCCCACAGAAATGCCCAGGTACGATTCTATTGATAAAGCTGCTGAATCCATAAATCGTTACCACAAAAAGTGGCAGAAAGGTCTAGCTATTCTTAGACATCGTCGTTTATGGGGTGATTTTATTGGGCTGCTGTTAGAGTTTATTACGACTTATGGTTCAAGGCCATGGTGGTTTTGCTCTGGTTTGATCGTACTTGTTGTTTTAGTGTTAACAGCTGTACAAGTAATTTGCCTTTTTAAATCTTGTCAGCATAGATAG